A genomic region of Melanotaenia boesemani isolate fMelBoe1 chromosome 21, fMelBoe1.pri, whole genome shotgun sequence contains the following coding sequences:
- the luc7l gene encoding putative RNA-binding protein Luc7-like 1 isoform X3, with amino-acid sequence MFMKPLDTSLCYQVCEVFLTDAFWTVSGDETRQRVKFTDERVCKSHLLNCCPHDILSGTRMDLGECTKIHDLALRADYEIASKERDLFFELDAVDHLESFIADCDRRTELAKKRLAETQEEISAEVAAKAEKVHELNEEIGKLLAKAEQLGAEGNVDEAQKVLQEVEKVRTRKKDAEEEYRNSMPASSFQQQKLRVCEVCSAYLGLHDNDRRLADHFGGKLHLGFIQIREKLDQLKKTVVDKQEKRNQERLKRREEREKEERMKKRTRSRSREHRRSRSRDRRRRRSRSSSRDRRRSHSRSRERRRRHRSRSRSRSRGHRHSHSHEQSSRHK; translated from the exons ATGTTTATGAAACCACTGGATACTTCGCTCTGCTATCAAGTATGTGAGGTCTTTCTCACTGATGCTTTCTGGACTGTTTCAGGAGATGAGACGCGGCAGAGGGTCAAGTTCACTGACGAGCGAGTCTGCAAAAGTCATCTTCTCAACTGTTGTCCACATGATATCCTGTCTGGAACT CGTATGGACCTGGGCGAGTGCACAAAAATCCATGACCTGGCACTTCGGGCAGACTATGAAATTGCTTCCAAGGAGAGAGATCTTTTCTTTGAGCTTGAT GCGGTGGATCACCTGGAGTCATTCATTGCTGACTGTGACCGAAGGACAGAGCTAGCCAAGAAGCGCCTGGCTGAGACCCAAGAAGAGATCAGTGCTGAGGTTGCAGCAAAG GCAGAGAAGGTGCATGAGCTAAATGAGGAAATTGGAAAGCTCCTGGCAAAGGCTGAACAACTCGGAGCTGAAGGCAACGTGGACGAGGCTCAGAAGGTCCTACAGGAAGTGGAGAAAGTCCGCACCAGAAAGAAGGATGCAGAG GAAGAATACAGAAACTCCATGCCAGCCTCCAGCTTTCAGCAACAGAAGCTCCGGGTGTGTGAGGTGTGCTCTGCTTATCTAGGCCTCCATGACAACGACCGTCGTTTGGCTGACCATTTTGGTGGGAAGCTTCATCTTGGATTCATCCAGATCAGAGAGAAGCTGGACCAACTAAAG AAAACTGTGGTTGACAAGCAAGAGAAGAGGAACCAGGAGCGCTTAAAGAGGCgagaagagagggagaaagaggaaaGGATGAAGAAAAG AACCAGATCACGGAGCAGAGAGCATAGAAG GTCCCGTTCACGTGACCGTAGAAGGAGGCGCTCTCGCTCCTCATCACGAGACAGGCGCCGCTCTCATTCGCGTTCCAGGGAGAGAAGGAGGCGACATCGCAGCCGATCTCGCTCACGCAGCAGAGGACACCGTCACAGCCATAGCCACGAGCAGAGCTCAAGACACAAGTAA
- the luc7l gene encoding putative RNA-binding protein Luc7-like 1 isoform X2 translates to MSAQAQMRALLDQLMGTARDGDETRQRVKFTDERVCKSHLLNCCPHDILSGTRMDLGECTKIHDLALRADYEIASKERDLFFELDAVDHLESFIADCDRRTELAKKRLAETQEEISAEVAAKAEKVHELNEEIGKLLAKAEQLGAEGNVDEAQKVLQEVEKVRTRKKDAEEEYRNSMPASSFQQQKLRVCEVCSAYLGLHDNDRRLADHFGGKLHLGFIQIREKLDQLKKTVVDKQEKRNQERLKRREEREKEERMKKRTRSRSREHRRSRSRDRRRRRSRSSSRDRRRSHSRSRERRRRHRSRSRSRSRGHRHSHSHEQSSRHKSSRDRERSSRDRSRERDRRDGMNGRSDSRRADDRDVGDF, encoded by the exons ATGTCTGCCCAAGCTCAAATGAGAGCTTTGCTCGACCAGCTGATGGGAACAGCGAGGGATG GAGATGAGACGCGGCAGAGGGTCAAGTTCACTGACGAGCGAGTCTGCAAAAGTCATCTTCTCAACTGTTGTCCACATGATATCCTGTCTGGAACT CGTATGGACCTGGGCGAGTGCACAAAAATCCATGACCTGGCACTTCGGGCAGACTATGAAATTGCTTCCAAGGAGAGAGATCTTTTCTTTGAGCTTGAT GCGGTGGATCACCTGGAGTCATTCATTGCTGACTGTGACCGAAGGACAGAGCTAGCCAAGAAGCGCCTGGCTGAGACCCAAGAAGAGATCAGTGCTGAGGTTGCAGCAAAG GCAGAGAAGGTGCATGAGCTAAATGAGGAAATTGGAAAGCTCCTGGCAAAGGCTGAACAACTCGGAGCTGAAGGCAACGTGGACGAGGCTCAGAAGGTCCTACAGGAAGTGGAGAAAGTCCGCACCAGAAAGAAGGATGCAGAG GAAGAATACAGAAACTCCATGCCAGCCTCCAGCTTTCAGCAACAGAAGCTCCGGGTGTGTGAGGTGTGCTCTGCTTATCTAGGCCTCCATGACAACGACCGTCGTTTGGCTGACCATTTTGGTGGGAAGCTTCATCTTGGATTCATCCAGATCAGAGAGAAGCTGGACCAACTAAAG AAAACTGTGGTTGACAAGCAAGAGAAGAGGAACCAGGAGCGCTTAAAGAGGCgagaagagagggagaaagaggaaaGGATGAAGAAAAG AACCAGATCACGGAGCAGAGAGCATAGAAG GTCCCGTTCACGTGACCGTAGAAGGAGGCGCTCTCGCTCCTCATCACGAGACAGGCGCCGCTCTCATTCGCGTTCCAGGGAGAGAAGGAGGCGACATCGCAGCCGATCTCGCTCACGCAGCAGAGGACACCGTCACAGCCATAGCCACGAGCAGAGCTCAAGACACAA GTCGTCCAGGGACCGAGAGCGTTCATCAAGAGACCGGTCACGGGAGCGAGACAGGAGAGATGGTATGAATGGCAGGTCCGACTCCCGCCGAGCAGACGACAGGGACGTGGGTGACTTCTAA
- the luc7l gene encoding putative RNA-binding protein Luc7-like 1 isoform X4, which produces MDLGECTKIHDLALRADYEIASKERDLFFELDAVDHLESFIADCDRRTELAKKRLAETQEEISAEVAAKAEKVHELNEEIGKLLAKAEQLGAEGNVDEAQKVLQEVEKVRTRKKDAEEEYRNSMPASSFQQQKLRVCEVCSAYLGLHDNDRRLADHFGGKLHLGFIQIREKLDQLKKTVVDKQEKRNQERLKRREEREKEERMKKRTRSRSREHRRSRSRDRRRRRSRSSSRDRRRSHSRSRERRRRHRSRSRSRSRGHRHSHSHEQSSRHKSSRDRERSSRDRSRERDRRDGMNGRSDSRRADDRDVGDF; this is translated from the exons ATGGACCTGGGCGAGTGCACAAAAATCCATGACCTGGCACTTCGGGCAGACTATGAAATTGCTTCCAAGGAGAGAGATCTTTTCTTTGAGCTTGAT GCGGTGGATCACCTGGAGTCATTCATTGCTGACTGTGACCGAAGGACAGAGCTAGCCAAGAAGCGCCTGGCTGAGACCCAAGAAGAGATCAGTGCTGAGGTTGCAGCAAAG GCAGAGAAGGTGCATGAGCTAAATGAGGAAATTGGAAAGCTCCTGGCAAAGGCTGAACAACTCGGAGCTGAAGGCAACGTGGACGAGGCTCAGAAGGTCCTACAGGAAGTGGAGAAAGTCCGCACCAGAAAGAAGGATGCAGAG GAAGAATACAGAAACTCCATGCCAGCCTCCAGCTTTCAGCAACAGAAGCTCCGGGTGTGTGAGGTGTGCTCTGCTTATCTAGGCCTCCATGACAACGACCGTCGTTTGGCTGACCATTTTGGTGGGAAGCTTCATCTTGGATTCATCCAGATCAGAGAGAAGCTGGACCAACTAAAG AAAACTGTGGTTGACAAGCAAGAGAAGAGGAACCAGGAGCGCTTAAAGAGGCgagaagagagggagaaagaggaaaGGATGAAGAAAAG AACCAGATCACGGAGCAGAGAGCATAGAAG GTCCCGTTCACGTGACCGTAGAAGGAGGCGCTCTCGCTCCTCATCACGAGACAGGCGCCGCTCTCATTCGCGTTCCAGGGAGAGAAGGAGGCGACATCGCAGCCGATCTCGCTCACGCAGCAGAGGACACCGTCACAGCCATAGCCACGAGCAGAGCTCAAGACACAA GTCGTCCAGGGACCGAGAGCGTTCATCAAGAGACCGGTCACGGGAGCGAGACAGGAGAGATGGTATGAATGGCAGGTCCGACTCCCGCCGAGCAGACGACAGGGACGTGGGTGACTTCTAA
- the luc7l gene encoding putative RNA-binding protein Luc7-like 1 isoform X1: protein MFMKPLDTSLCYQVCEVFLTDAFWTVSGDETRQRVKFTDERVCKSHLLNCCPHDILSGTRMDLGECTKIHDLALRADYEIASKERDLFFELDAVDHLESFIADCDRRTELAKKRLAETQEEISAEVAAKAEKVHELNEEIGKLLAKAEQLGAEGNVDEAQKVLQEVEKVRTRKKDAEEEYRNSMPASSFQQQKLRVCEVCSAYLGLHDNDRRLADHFGGKLHLGFIQIREKLDQLKKTVVDKQEKRNQERLKRREEREKEERMKKRTRSRSREHRRSRSRDRRRRRSRSSSRDRRRSHSRSRERRRRHRSRSRSRSRGHRHSHSHEQSSRHKSSRDRERSSRDRSRERDRRDGMNGRSDSRRADDRDVGDF from the exons ATGTTTATGAAACCACTGGATACTTCGCTCTGCTATCAAGTATGTGAGGTCTTTCTCACTGATGCTTTCTGGACTGTTTCAGGAGATGAGACGCGGCAGAGGGTCAAGTTCACTGACGAGCGAGTCTGCAAAAGTCATCTTCTCAACTGTTGTCCACATGATATCCTGTCTGGAACT CGTATGGACCTGGGCGAGTGCACAAAAATCCATGACCTGGCACTTCGGGCAGACTATGAAATTGCTTCCAAGGAGAGAGATCTTTTCTTTGAGCTTGAT GCGGTGGATCACCTGGAGTCATTCATTGCTGACTGTGACCGAAGGACAGAGCTAGCCAAGAAGCGCCTGGCTGAGACCCAAGAAGAGATCAGTGCTGAGGTTGCAGCAAAG GCAGAGAAGGTGCATGAGCTAAATGAGGAAATTGGAAAGCTCCTGGCAAAGGCTGAACAACTCGGAGCTGAAGGCAACGTGGACGAGGCTCAGAAGGTCCTACAGGAAGTGGAGAAAGTCCGCACCAGAAAGAAGGATGCAGAG GAAGAATACAGAAACTCCATGCCAGCCTCCAGCTTTCAGCAACAGAAGCTCCGGGTGTGTGAGGTGTGCTCTGCTTATCTAGGCCTCCATGACAACGACCGTCGTTTGGCTGACCATTTTGGTGGGAAGCTTCATCTTGGATTCATCCAGATCAGAGAGAAGCTGGACCAACTAAAG AAAACTGTGGTTGACAAGCAAGAGAAGAGGAACCAGGAGCGCTTAAAGAGGCgagaagagagggagaaagaggaaaGGATGAAGAAAAG AACCAGATCACGGAGCAGAGAGCATAGAAG GTCCCGTTCACGTGACCGTAGAAGGAGGCGCTCTCGCTCCTCATCACGAGACAGGCGCCGCTCTCATTCGCGTTCCAGGGAGAGAAGGAGGCGACATCGCAGCCGATCTCGCTCACGCAGCAGAGGACACCGTCACAGCCATAGCCACGAGCAGAGCTCAAGACACAA GTCGTCCAGGGACCGAGAGCGTTCATCAAGAGACCGGTCACGGGAGCGAGACAGGAGAGATGGTATGAATGGCAGGTCCGACTCCCGCCGAGCAGACGACAGGGACGTGGGTGACTTCTAA